Genomic segment of Tepidamorphus gemmatus:
CGACGAGGCGCATCATGCCGCCGCCCCAGCGCATGTACTGCATTTCGCAGCGGCTGCCGATGCCGATCAGCGCATCCGTCTCCGGCCACAGCTCATGGGCCGCCGCGCTGGACAGGCCGAGCGGGTCGTCCTCGGCCACTACCCCACGTCCCGAGCGGAACGCGGTGACAGGCGCGCCCAGCACCTCAGCCAGGGCGCGGACCTCGGCGCGCGCGTGCTGCGCCCCGCCGCCGACCATGATCACCGGCCGCCGGCAGTCCTTCAGGATGGCCACGGCGCGAGCGATCTCGTCCGGATCGACGGCGGGTGGCGGCGGGATCTCGGCGGCGACGGCACGCTCCACCGGCGCCTGCGCGGCCAGCCTGTCCATGCACATTTCGAGATAGCCCGGCCCCGGTCGGCCTGACAGCATCGCCGCCAGCGCCCGGTTGACCGCCGCAGGAACGTCCTGCGGCCGCTCCACGTGGGCAGCATGCTTGTTGAGCCGCGCCATGATGCCCAGCTGGTCGGGAATCTCGTGCAGCGCACCGCGCCCGCGCCCGAGGAAGTCGCTGGGCACCTGACCGGTCAGGCAGAGCACCGGCGCATCGTTGGCATACGCCGTCGCCAGCGCTGCCGAGGCATTGAGCACGCCCGGGCCGGGTACCACCGAATAGGCGCCGACCCTGCCTGTCGACGCAGCGTAGCCATAGGCCATGTAGGCGGTCGCCTGCTCGTGGCGCGGCGTCACCGTGCGGATCGCATCGGCCTGCCTGGCGAGGCCGTCGAAGATCGGGTAGGTCTGGACGCCCGGAATCGCGAACACAGTGTCGATCCCGTTCGCGACGAGAGCCCTTGCAAAGGCCTCGCCCGCCGATATCCGCTCTACCATCGCCGTACCTCCGTCCTGTTTCCGGAATGCTGTCATAGGTGTTCGTGACCGCGGGGGAAACACGGCAGAGTCGCCATGCACGGGGCGCCCCGATCCCACCCCGTCCTCATGACCGGATTCGGAGCGGGAGCCGGCGAGTCGGCCTCTGGGCGCCCGTGCGGTCTGCCGTCCGGCCCGTCCGATCCCGGATGGGACTCGCGGCCGTCGCGGATGACGCCGAGGGGCGTTGGAAATGACTCAGTGGCCGGATGCGGCCGGCCGTGCCGTCGGGAGCGGGGGGCAGGTGACACCGATCGCGAATCGACCGACGGAGGCACCGTCGTCTACAGGATCTCGTCCTTCACCCAGAAGCCTGCATAGGCCGCCCTCAGATACAGCGGCCTGAGCCCGGGCAGCGGAAACCGCCTCAGCGGCGCGCCCATCACCGCCGGCACGATCTCGCGATCCGGCCGCCGCCCGACCGCAAGTTCAGCCGCTGCCCGGCCCGACCACGTGCCCATCGACACGCCGTTGCCGTGATAGGCGAAGGCGTGGATGACGGACGGGTCGTCCGGCAGGCGCCCGACATGGGGCACCAGATCGCGGGCGAGGCAGACGAAACCGCGCCAGAAATGGGTGATCTCGACCCCTTGCCAGGCCGGAAACATGCGGTGGAATTGCCGCGTCAGATTGGCCCGCATGGCGGCCAGGGAGTCGGGCGAGGCATCAACCCCGCCGCGCGCGCCGAACAGGAAGCTGCCGTCCGGCAGCAGCCGGAAATAGTGGAGCAGGTTGCGGCTGTCATAGGCCATGGTGCTGGTCGTCCAGCCCTGCACCGCCAGCTCCTGCGGACGCAACGGCCGCGTGGTCAGGACATTCGAAAGCGCAGGCAGCAGCCGCCCCGCCAAGCCCGGATGCAGGTCTTCCGGCGTGTAGCCGTTGGTCGCAACGACCACCCGTCGCGCCCTGAGCGTGCCGCCCGGCGTCGACAGCCGATGCAGCCCGTCCGCCGTCTGCCACGCCTCGACCGGACTGTGGCCATGCAGCCGGGCGCCATGCCGTGCAGCGGCCGCCGCGAGCCCACGCGCAAATTTCAGGGGATGGAGCCCAAAGCCAAACGGCAGTTCCAGCGCAGCTTCCGCTTCCGCGTTGGAGCAACCATTGGCGGCCAGATCCGGCTTGGCGATGAGCCGGCAGGAGACGCCGAACGTCTCGCGCATGAAGTCGCGATGCGCCTCGAGGTCGCGGATCCGGTTCGCACGATGCGCGATTTCCAGGTCGCCGCTTCCGGTCCGGTCGATGTCGAGCCCTTCCGCATCGGCAATCTCGCCGACCAGCTCCACGGCCGCGCGCTGCGCGGCGAAGAAGCGGCGCACCTCGTCGAGACCGTGGCGGCCGATCAGGACCCGGTAGGATACCTTGGCGCCGCCGATGCAGCAGAAGCCGCCGTTGCGGCCGGAGGCGCCCCAGCCCGGCTCGGCGCGCTCGAGCACGCGCACGTCGATGCCATGGTCGCGGGCGAGGTGCAGTGCCGCCGACAGGCCCGTGTAGCCGCCGCCGATGATCGCGACGTCACAACTCTCGTCGCTCTCCAGAGGCGCCGCCGCAATCGTCAGGGGCGGGGCAGTCGCCGCCCAGTAGCTGTCCACGGGCGTCGCAGGGTCGCTGGCTGCAGGATGGTAGAGATGTCTCATGGCGCCATCCTATCGCGCGGGCCTGCCGAACGACACTGCCCGCAATGCGCGCCTCCTGTCCGAAAACCGACATCGCCGGTCCCTATCATGCCGAAATGGCCGCGACCGGCCCGGCCGACGCGTGCCGGCGCGACGGGAGGACAAGATGGATGCGATCATCGATGACCTATTCACCACGATGCTGACCCGCGGCCACGAGATGTATGGCGGCGAGGCAGTGACGCAGCTTCAGCATGCCCTGCAATGTGCCGTGCTCGCCCGCCAGGCCGGTGCCTCGGCCGGGCTGGTGACTGCGGCACTGCTGCACGACTTCGGCCACCTCGTCGCCGACAACCAAGACATGGCCGAGCACGGCATCGACATGATGCACGAGGAGGTCGCCGCGGACCATCTCGCGCGCTGGTTCGGTCCCGAGGTGACCGAGCCGATCCGGATGCACGTGGCGGCGAAGCGCTATCTGTGCGCAGTCGATCCGCGCTACCTGGCCGGCCTGTCGCCGGCATCGGTCGCCTCGCTCAAGGTCCAGGGTGGCCCCTTCTCCGACGCCGAGGCGGCTCGCTTCATCGACCGGCCATACGCCTCGGATGCGGTTCGGCTTCGCATCTGGGATGATCTCGCCAAGGACGTCGAGGCGGTGACACCACCCATCGAGGATTTCCGGCCGGAGGTGGAAGCCTCGCGCGCCACCCCGCGGGCCGGTTCGGCCGGCGGCTAGGACTCCGGTTGCAGGTTCATCCGCTGGCGTTCCTCCGCCACGGCGTCGATGCGCGCCTTGATCGAGGGATTCTGCACGAGGAGCCGCCTGAAGTCGGGCTCCTCAAGCAGCAGCAGCTGGCAATAGCCGAGCGCCCGGACATCGGCCTGACGGCGCTGGCCGGTGATCAGCGCCATTTCGCCGAAGAAGTCGCCGCGGCCAAGCCGTATGCGGGTACGGCCGGTGTCGACCTCAATGGCTCCCGAGGAGATGAAGAACACCGAAGCCCCGCGGTCGCCACGACGGATCAGCAGTTCGTCCGGCAGGGCAAGCCGCGGGCGCAGCAGCGCACAGATCTTCTCCCGCTCCTCCTCGGCAAGCGTGGAGAACATCGGAAACCCCTCCACGAGAGCCCGCGTGTTGAGACCAAGATCGAGCCGCGGCCGCTGCGCCATCGATCTGCGGACGGCCGCCAGCTCGCGCTTCAGCGCCCCGTGCAGCTCCGGGCCGATCAGCGCCGCCTCGCGCAACCCGTCCACTTCGGCGGTTTCCAGCCGCACGGCAAGCTGGGTCAGGAACCGCCGTTCGATCTCGGCTGCATATTCCGGATACTGCAGCCGCAGGGCATCGAGCGCGGCGACGACCCCATCGGATCGCTCGGCAAGCACCTCGCGCAGCTTCTGGGCAATCCGCCGCCCGAAGAGGGGCGACAGCTTGCTGCCGACGAAGTGCTCCAGTTCCTCGAGCACGATGCGCGTGACCATCAGCGTCTCGAAACGGTCCGCGACCCGTCGTTCCAGCGGCCCGTCCATGGCGAACACCCGGTGCAGGAGGTGCGCGACCCGGAACGTCCACGCGAATCCGACCCGCCGGGCCGCGGCGCGCAGATAGCCCTCGCGTCCGGCTGACCGGGTCTGGTCGATCGCCAGTTCGGTCTCGGCCAGCAGACGCGAGGCGATGCCGCGGGCGATCGCTCCGCCGGCGGCATGCTCGGCAACAAGCTCGCGCTCGCGCTGGGCCAGCGCCACCAGCCCCATGGTCAGCCTGTCCGCCTCGGGGATCTCGGTCGCTCCCTCCTCGTCCGCGCCCTCGCCGCGGGCGACATCGCCGAGATTGCGCGCCAGCGGCTCGAGCACGTCGTCGACGGAGACGGATCCGATCCGGTATTGCCGGGCGATCTGCAGAACGGCATCGCGCGCGGAATCGAGCGAGAGCGTCAGGATCTGTGTCCGTAGCGCCTGATCGAGAGGGCTCAGCCGGTCGATGCCGAGAAGCCGGATCACCGGCCGCAGCGTCGTCCCGCCGACCAGCAGGGTGAACAGGACGAAGCCGGTCGCCAGGATCGCGACGAAGCGCTGCACCTCCGGCACGATCAGCGGGTTCTCGGTGATCGACAGCGCCAGCGCCAGCGTCACCGCGCCGCGCAGACCGCCCCAGACGATGACGAACTTGAACGGCGTGCTGATCTTCTGCCCGAAGCCGGCAAGTCCGAGCAGCGGCAAGAGGCCGAACAGGACCAGCGCACGCGCGCCGAGCGAGGCGACGACAACGAGCCCGATCAGCCCCACGTCCAGCCAGTTGACGCCGATCAGCAGCCGTGGCACGCGCAGCGCCGCCAGGACGAACACCAGCGATCCCGCCAGGAAGGCGAACTGTTCCCAGACTTCCTCGAGAAACTTCCAGTTGGCTGGCGCCAGCCGGTTGCGGCCGAGCACGCCGATCACGAGACCCGCCATCACCACGGCGACAACGCCGGAGACCGCAAGGAAGCGCTCGCTGATGACGAAAGCCAGATACGGCACTGCGATCGACAGCGTCAGCTCCGCGCCACGCGACTCGCGCAGGGCGAGCACCAGTTCCATCGCCAGCCGCGCGATCACGTATCCAACCGCAGCACCGCCGAACAGCGAGATCAGGAACATGCCGACGGTGCGGCCCAGAGCGGGTTGATCGCCGGTCAGCAGGATGCCGAGGAGCACCGTGAACAGGACAATCGCGGTTGCATCGTTGAGCAGGCTCTCGCCCTCGACCAGCCGCGTCAGTCGCCCCGGCGCGCCGAGATCGCGGAAGATGGCAACCACCGCGGCGGGATCCGTGGTTGCAACGATCGAGCCGAGCAGCAGGCAGACGACCAGCGACACTCCGGCGAACGGCCACAGCACCAGTCCGATCACCGCCGTCGCGACCACCACCGCAACGACCGCCAGCACGAAGATCGGCACCGCATCGTCGATCATCCGCCGCACGTCGATACCGAGAGCGGCCTGGAACAGCAGGATCGGCAGGAAGATGTAGAGGAAGCCTGCGGAGGTGATCGGCACCCCGAGCAGTGCTTCGGACATCCCCTCGAAGGCAAGCCCGAACTGCGCCAGATGCGTGGCGCCCAGCGCCACGACGATCCCGACGACGGCGAGGAGCACGGTGTTCGGCAGGTTCAGCCGCGCCGCCATCGGTTGCAACGTGCTGATCAGCACCATCAGGCCGGCGAGGATGAGGATCGTGTTGGTGAGGCTCAGCATCGGGATGGCCGCGGGAAGCCGCGCCGGATCCGTCCCGGTGCGCTCCAACGAAGCGTCTGTCGCATCGCGGCAGTCCTACATGTGCGGCCAGGACGGCTCAAGGATGCCGTGCATCGAGACCGGCCAAATGCTTCCGGGACATTGCCCGGACGCCTCCCCCCCAGTCCCGTCCTGACCGACCCTCCAACAGACTCTGCCAACGGCTCGATTCATCCAGGATGACCCATCAAAGTACATATTTGGTTCCAAATATGTTCTGGAGTTCGCTTCGCCGACCTCGTATATCAGCTCTACCTTTACGTCACCTGCGACCGCGCGATCCGCGACAGCCGCGCATGGCTGCCGCCGACGGCGGGTGGTTGACACGCAGCCGACGATCGCCGAAGCCCCTGTGCGACAGCGCCACGGCATATCCGAACTCGGGGACCCGTCATGAACTACGCGACCATATTGCAGGATGTCGATCTTTCCGGAGCGGCCATTTCCGGAGGCACGCTGGCCGTGCATACACCGGTCGACGGTTCGAAGATCGCTGCTGTCGCCGAGACGCCGCTGAGCGAGATTCCCGCGATGATTGCCGCAGCGCGCGATGCCTTCCGGCAGTGGCGGACGGTGCCGGCGCCGGTGCGCGGCGAATTGGTCCGCCTGCTCGGCGAAGAGCTGCGCGCGGCGAAGGAGCCGCTCGGCCGCCTGGTGTCGCTCGAGGCCGGCAAGATCCTCTCCGAGGGACAGGGCGAGGTCCAGGAAATGATCGACATCTGCGATTTCGCCGTAGGCCTGTCGCGCCAGCTCTACGGGCTGACCATCGCATCCGAGCGGCCGGGCCATCGAATGATGGAGACCTGGCATCCGATGGGAGTGACCGCCGTCATCACCGCGTTCAACTTTCCCGTCGCCGTCTGGTCGTGGAACGCCGCGATCGCGCTGGTCTGCGGCAATCCGGTCATCTGGAAGCCATCGGAGAAGACGCCGTTGACTGCGCTTGCCTGTCAGAAGATCCTCGAGAAGGCGATGGCCCGCTTCGGCAGGGCACCTCGGGGATTGAGCCAGGTGGTGATCGGCCGGGCCGATGCCGGCGAGGCGCTGGTTGCCTCCCGTGACGTGGCGATCGTTTCGGCGACCGGCTCGACGCGCATGGGCCGCGCGGTGGCGCCCAAGGTCGCGGAGCGTTTCGGGCGAGTGATCCTAGAACTTGGCGGCAACAACGCGATGATCGTCGCGCCGTCGGCCGATCTCGATCTGGCGGTGCGGGCGATCACCTTTTCGGCGATCGGCACCTGCGGCCAGCGCTGCACATCGCTGCGACGCCTGATCGTGCACGAGAGCATCAAGGACACGCTCGTCGAGCGACTGCGCAAGGCCTACGCGTCGGCGCCGATCGGCAACCCGCTCGACTCCGGCACCCTGGTCGGGCCGCTGATCGACCGGCAGGCGCTCGAGCGGATGCAGGCGGCGTTGAGGCAGGCAAGAGCCGACGGCGGCATCGTCCATGGCGGCGAGCCGGTGACGGAGGGCGTGCCTGCGGGCGCCTATGTCCGCCCGGCCATCGTCGAGATGCCGTCGCAGACCGCGATCGTGGCCGAAGAGACCTTCGCGCCGATTCTCTACGTGATGACCTATTCGGACTTCGCCGACGCGATCGCAATGCACAACGACGTACCGCAGGGCCTGTCCTCATGCATCTTCACCAACGACATCCGCGAGGCGGAGTTCTTCATGTCGGCGGCCGGCTCTGACTGCGGCATCGCCAACGTCAATATCGGTCCTTCGGGGGCGGAGATCGGCGGCGCCTTCGGCGGCGAAAAGGAGACCGGCGGCGGGCGCGAGTCCGGCTCGGACGCCTGGAAGTCCTACATGCGCCGGGCCACGAACACGATCAACTACTCGCGCGAACTGCCGCTGGCGCAGGGCGTGAGGTTCGAGATCTGACGGACGCGCCGATCCGGGGCGAGCTCGGCCGACGCGTCGCGGGACGCCCGGCGCCGGACCGATTGCGAACAAAACGGGAAACGTGCTTGCTGGCGGCGTGAACCTGCAACGCTGATTCGCCGTGACCACGACCGCCGACCCCCTGTCCGCGCTCAATCCGGACCAGCGCCGCGCCGTGGAATACGGGGTGGGTGCCGCCGCCGGCGCGGATGGCGCGTGCGGGCCGCTGCTCGTGATCGCCGGCGCGGGATCGGGCAAGACCAACACGCTTGCCCACCGGGTTGCGCATCTGATCCTCAACGGCACCGATCCGCGCCGGATCCTGCTGCTCACCTTTTCGCGCCGTGCCGCCGCCGAAATGGCTCGGCGCGTCGACCGGATCGTGCGCCGCGTGCTCGGCAACCGAGCCGATGCCGTGGCACAGGCTCTCACCTGGACGGGCACCTTCCATGCCATCGGCGCCCGCATCCTGCGCGAGCATGCCGCCGAGATCGGGCTCGATCCGGCCTTCACGATCCACGACCGGTCGGATTCCGCCGACCTGATGAACCTCGTGCGGCACGAACTCGGCCTCTCAAGGACCGAGAGCCGCTTCCCGGCAAAGGCGACCTGCCTGTCGATCTATTCGCGCGCGGTCAATGCCCGGGCACCGCTCGACGAGATCCTGCTGCGGCATTTCCCCTGGTGCGCCGGCTGGGACGCGGAGCTGCGCCGTCTGTTCGCGGCCTATGTCGAGGCCAAGCAGGCGCAGAACGTGCTCGATTACGACGACCTGTTGCTCTACTGGGCGCAGATGCTCGCCGAACCGGCCCATGCCGCAGCGCTCGGGGCGCGGTTCGACCACGTTCTGGTCGACGAATACCAGGACACCAACACCCTGCAGGCCGATGTGCTGATGGCGTTGAAACCGGATGGACGGGGCGTCACCGTCGTCGGCGACGACGCCCAGTCGATCTATTCGTTCCGCGCCGCCACCGTGCGCAACATCCTCGACTTTCCCGGCCGCTTCGACCCGCCGGCGCGGATCGTGACGCTCGAGCGGAACTATCGTTCGACAGTGCCGATCCTCGAGGCCGCCAACGCGGTGATCGCGCTCGCCGACGAGCGGTTCACCAAGAACCTTTGGTCGGACCGGCATTCGGCGGAGAAGCCGCAGATCGTTACCGTGCGCGACGAGACCGATCAGGCGGCCTATGTCGCCGGGCGGGTTCTCGACTACCGCGAGGCCGGCATCGCCTTGAAGTCGCAGGCGGTGCTGTTCCGCGCTTCGCACCATTCCGGGCCGCTCGAGATCGAGCTTGCCCGTCGCAACATCCCGTTCGTGAAGTTCGGCGGGCTGAAGTTTCTTGAGGCTGCCCATGTCAAGGATGTGCTCGCGGTCCTGCGGTTCGCCGAGAACCCGCGCGATCGCGTGGCGGGCTTCCGCGTGGCGCAGCTCCTGCCCGGTATCGGCCCCTCGACGGCGGGGCGGCTGGTGGACCGGATCGTCGAGACAGGGGGGCGAGCCGACGCACTCGATCGGTTCGAGCCGCCGCCCCGTGCAGCCGCCGACTGGCAGGCCTTCGTCGCGCTCTTTGCAGACCTCGTTGCCAGCCGCTCGGGCTGGCCGGCTGAGCTGGAGGCGGTCCGGCTATGGTATGAGCCGCATCTGCAGCGCCTGCATGACGATTGCGCGGTGCGCCGGGCGGACCTGATCCAGCTCGAGCAGATCGCGGCCGGATATCCGGACCGCCAGCGATTCCTCACGGACCTCACCCTCGATCCGCCTGAGGCGACCAGC
This window contains:
- a CDS encoding thiamine pyrophosphate-dependent enzyme — encoded protein: MVERISAGEAFARALVANGIDTVFAIPGVQTYPIFDGLARQADAIRTVTPRHEQATAYMAYGYAASTGRVGAYSVVPGPGVLNASAALATAYANDAPVLCLTGQVPSDFLGRGRGALHEIPDQLGIMARLNKHAAHVERPQDVPAAVNRALAAMLSGRPGPGYLEMCMDRLAAQAPVERAVAAEIPPPPAVDPDEIARAVAILKDCRRPVIMVGGGAQHARAEVRALAEVLGAPVTAFRSGRGVVAEDDPLGLSSAAAHELWPETDALIGIGSRCEMQYMRWGGGMMRLVDRPAPPPWLIRIDIDPTEMVRLKPHAGIVADAAEGARLLAEAIGRVRAPEPDTADWIAGAKAAAARKIARVEPHISYLKVIRDVLPRDGFLVEELCQAGFVSYYGFPVYEPRTYVSSGYQGTLGFGFPTALGVKVANPDRAVISITGDGGFMFGVQDLATAVAERISLVTVLFNNGAFGNVRRDQKTLFDGRIIASELANPDFLKLAESFGVAGHRVHSPDALRPVLELALADDAPALIEVVVDPDSEVSPWEFIHPPVPGEQRSR
- a CDS encoding NAD(P)/FAD-dependent oxidoreductase, producing MRHLYHPAASDPATPVDSYWAATAPPLTIAAAPLESDESCDVAIIGGGYTGLSAALHLARDHGIDVRVLERAEPGWGASGRNGGFCCIGGAKVSYRVLIGRHGLDEVRRFFAAQRAAVELVGEIADAEGLDIDRTGSGDLEIAHRANRIRDLEAHRDFMRETFGVSCRLIAKPDLAANGCSNAEAEAALELPFGFGLHPLKFARGLAAAAARHGARLHGHSPVEAWQTADGLHRLSTPGGTLRARRVVVATNGYTPEDLHPGLAGRLLPALSNVLTTRPLRPQELAVQGWTTSTMAYDSRNLLHYFRLLPDGSFLFGARGGVDASPDSLAAMRANLTRQFHRMFPAWQGVEITHFWRGFVCLARDLVPHVGRLPDDPSVIHAFAYHGNGVSMGTWSGRAAAELAVGRRPDREIVPAVMGAPLRRFPLPGLRPLYLRAAYAGFWVKDEIL
- a CDS encoding phosphonate degradation HD-domain oxygenase, whose product is MDAIIDDLFTTMLTRGHEMYGGEAVTQLQHALQCAVLARQAGASAGLVTAALLHDFGHLVADNQDMAEHGIDMMHEEVAADHLARWFGPEVTEPIRMHVAAKRYLCAVDPRYLAGLSPASVASLKVQGGPFSDAEAARFIDRPYASDAVRLRIWDDLAKDVEAVTPPIEDFRPEVEASRATPRAGSAGG
- a CDS encoding cation:proton antiporter, coding for MLSLTNTILILAGLMVLISTLQPMAARLNLPNTVLLAVVGIVVALGATHLAQFGLAFEGMSEALLGVPITSAGFLYIFLPILLFQAALGIDVRRMIDDAVPIFVLAVVAVVVATAVIGLVLWPFAGVSLVVCLLLGSIVATTDPAAVVAIFRDLGAPGRLTRLVEGESLLNDATAIVLFTVLLGILLTGDQPALGRTVGMFLISLFGGAAVGYVIARLAMELVLALRESRGAELTLSIAVPYLAFVISERFLAVSGVVAVVMAGLVIGVLGRNRLAPANWKFLEEVWEQFAFLAGSLVFVLAALRVPRLLIGVNWLDVGLIGLVVVASLGARALVLFGLLPLLGLAGFGQKISTPFKFVIVWGGLRGAVTLALALSITENPLIVPEVQRFVAILATGFVLFTLLVGGTTLRPVIRLLGIDRLSPLDQALRTQILTLSLDSARDAVLQIARQYRIGSVSVDDVLEPLARNLGDVARGEGADEEGATEIPEADRLTMGLVALAQRERELVAEHAAGGAIARGIASRLLAETELAIDQTRSAGREGYLRAAARRVGFAWTFRVAHLLHRVFAMDGPLERRVADRFETLMVTRIVLEELEHFVGSKLSPLFGRRIAQKLREVLAERSDGVVAALDALRLQYPEYAAEIERRFLTQLAVRLETAEVDGLREAALIGPELHGALKRELAAVRRSMAQRPRLDLGLNTRALVEGFPMFSTLAEEEREKICALLRPRLALPDELLIRRGDRGASVFFISSGAIEVDTGRTRIRLGRGDFFGEMALITGQRRQADVRALGYCQLLLLEEPDFRRLLVQNPSIKARIDAVAEERQRMNLQPES
- the amaB gene encoding L-piperidine-6-carboxylate dehydrogenase — translated: MNYATILQDVDLSGAAISGGTLAVHTPVDGSKIAAVAETPLSEIPAMIAAARDAFRQWRTVPAPVRGELVRLLGEELRAAKEPLGRLVSLEAGKILSEGQGEVQEMIDICDFAVGLSRQLYGLTIASERPGHRMMETWHPMGVTAVITAFNFPVAVWSWNAAIALVCGNPVIWKPSEKTPLTALACQKILEKAMARFGRAPRGLSQVVIGRADAGEALVASRDVAIVSATGSTRMGRAVAPKVAERFGRVILELGGNNAMIVAPSADLDLAVRAITFSAIGTCGQRCTSLRRLIVHESIKDTLVERLRKAYASAPIGNPLDSGTLVGPLIDRQALERMQAALRQARADGGIVHGGEPVTEGVPAGAYVRPAIVEMPSQTAIVAEETFAPILYVMTYSDFADAIAMHNDVPQGLSSCIFTNDIREAEFFMSAAGSDCGIANVNIGPSGAEIGGAFGGEKETGGGRESGSDAWKSYMRRATNTINYSRELPLAQGVRFEI
- a CDS encoding ATP-dependent helicase, translating into MTTTADPLSALNPDQRRAVEYGVGAAAGADGACGPLLVIAGAGSGKTNTLAHRVAHLILNGTDPRRILLLTFSRRAAAEMARRVDRIVRRVLGNRADAVAQALTWTGTFHAIGARILREHAAEIGLDPAFTIHDRSDSADLMNLVRHELGLSRTESRFPAKATCLSIYSRAVNARAPLDEILLRHFPWCAGWDAELRRLFAAYVEAKQAQNVLDYDDLLLYWAQMLAEPAHAAALGARFDHVLVDEYQDTNTLQADVLMALKPDGRGVTVVGDDAQSIYSFRAATVRNILDFPGRFDPPARIVTLERNYRSTVPILEAANAVIALADERFTKNLWSDRHSAEKPQIVTVRDETDQAAYVAGRVLDYREAGIALKSQAVLFRASHHSGPLEIELARRNIPFVKFGGLKFLEAAHVKDVLAVLRFAENPRDRVAGFRVAQLLPGIGPSTAGRLVDRIVETGGRADALDRFEPPPRAAADWQAFVALFADLVASRSGWPAELEAVRLWYEPHLQRLHDDCAVRRADLIQLEQIAAGYPDRQRFLTDLTLDPPEATSAEAGPPHLDEDYLILSTIHSAKGQEWSSVFVLNAVDGCIPSDMATGSTAEIEEERRLLYVAMTRARDALHIVTPQRFFTHGQQARGDRHVYACRTRFIPDALLDRFTLLSWPPAAADLPAPEAAPLPRIDLKQRMRGMWGS